From the Toxotes jaculatrix isolate fToxJac2 chromosome 15, fToxJac2.pri, whole genome shotgun sequence genome, one window contains:
- the LOC121193940 gene encoding olfactory receptor 11A1-like, giving the protein MDDELNVTYISLNGYVEVNKYRYVYFLIIFTVYVLIICSNCTIVYLIVIHRNLHEPMYIFIAALLLNCVLFSTTIYPKLLIDLLSEKQTISYSACVFQFFVFYYLGSSEFLLLSAMAYDRYVSICKSLQYPTIMRNTTVSILLLLAWILPALHISVPAIATAEVKLCNFTLNGIFCNNSIYQLHCVRSRFIIMFGVVIVLDLVSLPMLFIIFTYTKIFIISYQTCREVRKKAAETCLPHLLVLITFCLLSLYDASIARVESNFPKTARLIMTLQTVCYQPLFNPLIYGLKMKEISKHLRRLLCSAKII; this is encoded by the coding sequence atgGATGATGAGTTAAATGTTACATACATATCTCTTAACGGGTATGTGGaagttaacaaatacagatatgtttattttctgattatatttacagtttatgtTCTAATAATCTGCAGTAATTGTACTATAGTGTACCTTATCGTGATTCACAGAAACCTCCATGAGccgatgtacattttcattgcagctttgcTACTGAACTGTGTCCTTTTCAGCACGACTATTTACCCAAAGCTTCTGATTGATcttttgtcagaaaaacagaccatatcatattcagcctgtgtctttcagttttttgtattttattatttaggcAGTTCAGAGTTCTTGctgttgtcagccatggcctatgacaggtatgtgtctatatgtaaaTCTCTGCAATATCCAACTATCATGAGAAACACCACTGTGagtattttgctgcttttagctTGGATTCTTCCTGCTTTACATATTTCAGTCCCTGCAATAGCGACTGCTGAAGTTAAACTGTGTAACTTTActttaaatggaatattttgcaACAATTCAATTTACCAGCTTCACTGTGTGAGATCAAGATTCATTATTATGTTTGGTGTGGTCATTGTATTAGATCTTGTAAGCCTCCCTATGCTCTTCATAATTTTCACATATACAAAGATATTTATAATATCCTATCAAACTTGTAGAGAAGTCAGGAAAAAGGCTGCAGAgacctgtttacctcacctgTTGGTTTTAATCACTTTCTGCCTTTTAAGTCTATATGATGCCAGTATAGCTCGAGTGGAATCCAACTTTCCAAAAACTGCTCGTTTAATAATGACGCTACAAACAGTTTGTTATCAGcctttgtttaatccactgatatacggactgaaaatgaaagaaatttccaaacacctcagaagGTTGTTGTGTTCAGCCAAAATCATCTGA